Genomic segment of Patescibacteria group bacterium:
TGTCGAGCGTCGACTTCAGCAGCTGCGCCGCTTCGGCTGACTCGAGACTGACTTCGGCGATGCGGACGGATTTTTTGCGCCAATTACTAATCACCTCATTGTGCGCGATGCGGTAGATCCAGCTGCTAAATTTGAGACTGGAATCGAAGTCACGCAGATTTTGGTAAGCCTTGAGAAAAATATTCTGGAGCAGATCCTCACCTTCTTCGCGGGAGATATTGGAAATGCGCAACACATAGCGGAGCAGCGGTCGCTCATATTTTTCAACAATGCGAGCATAGTCGTCAGAATCGGCGAGCGCGAGCCGCACGAGCTCGACATCTGAATCCAAGTTCGAGTCTTTTGGGAGTGGAGGCAATTTTGGTGGAGAGTGGAAATATCGACGCGAAGCTTGAAACTAATTTTTAGTTTGCTGAAGCAGAAGTAAAATTTCAAGATTCAAACCGCCAATTCACAAAATAATTTTCAAAATTCAGATTAACAGATTTCAAGTAATTTTGGCTTTTGGCATTTGGGATTCATTTGAAAGTTTATAAATTTTAAACTTACCTATCTCTATTCCATTTGCACTTATTACACTTACATTGATTTAGAAATCAATA
This window contains:
- a CDS encoding RNA polymerase sigma factor is translated as MPPLPKDSNLDSDVELVRLALADSDDYARIVEKYERPLLRYVLRISNISREEGEDLLQNIFLKAYQNLRDFDSSLKFSSWIYRIAHNEVISNWRKKSVRIAEVSLESAEAAQLLKSTLDIPTTTDERFLAEFVHSILAKIPQKYREVLILRYLESKDYAEISDILHCPMGSVATLVHRAKKAFELTAGEAVLNKFI